A stretch of Arachis hypogaea cultivar Tifrunner chromosome 15, arahy.Tifrunner.gnm2.J5K5, whole genome shotgun sequence DNA encodes these proteins:
- the LOC112750741 gene encoding pectate lyase has translation MAKVYNLFLLLCFVAVIPTLHANILANTTYAKQHITTIDNEYWKEKAAIARKMSEEAYFPDPHELSRNFTSLITEDIAGNSHVRRNLNGQRAGVACEATNNIDRCWRCDPNWADNRQKLVNCVQGFGRKTTGGKGGPIYIVTSPADNDMVNPKPGTLRHAVTRDGPLWIIFARSMNIRLNQELMVSSNKTIDGRGVDIYITKGAGITLQYVNNVIIHGIKIHDIVPGSGGLIRDSESHFGFRTRSDGDGISIFGASNIWIDHVSMRKCSDGLIDAIMGSTAITISNSHFTDHNDVMLFGANDQHTIDKVMQITLVFNHFGKRLIQRMPRCRFGFVHVVNNDYTHWEMYAIGGSSKPTIISEGNRFVAPDNNNAKEVTKRVTNDDWKNWQWRSINDAFVNGAFFVQSGPELVNRPFSSKDMIAGKDGSYVQRLTSFAGSLKCRVGKPC, from the exons ATGGCAAAGGTGTACAACTTGTTTCTTTTGTTGTGTTTTGTTGCTGTGATACCAACCTTGCATGCCAATATCTTAGCGAATACTACGTATGCGAAACAACATATCACAACAATTGACAATGAATATTGGAAAGAAAAGGCGGCAATTGCTAGAAAGATGAGTGAAGAAGCATATTTTCCTGATCCGCATGAACTTTCTAGAAATTTTACCTCTCTTATTACTGA AGACATAGCTGGTAACAGCCATGTAAGAAGGAACTTGAATGGTCAAAGGGCAGGAGTTGCATGTGAGGCAACCAATAACATTGATAGATGTTGGAGGTGTGACCCCAATTGGGCAGATAATCGCCAAAAACTTGTAAATTGTGTTCAAGgttttggaagaaaaactactGGAGGAAAGGGAGGTCCAATCTACATAGTTACTAGTCCTGCTGACAATGATATGGTTAATCCAAAACCAGGTACCCTTCGCCATGCAGTCACAAGAGATGGACCTTTGTGGATTATCTTTGCTCGTAGCATGAATATTAGACTCAACCAAGAGCTCATGGTGTCTAGTAACAAGACCATCGACGGAAGAGGAGTTGATATCTACATTACTAAGGGTGCAGGCATCACCCTCCAATACGTCAATAATGTCATCATCCATGGAATCAAGATTCATGATATTGTTCCAGGCAGCGGTGGACTTATTAGAGATTCTGAAAGTCATTTTGGGTTTAGGACACGCAGTGATGGTGATGGAATCTCCATCTTTGGTGCTAGCAATATTTGGATTGACCATGTTTCCATGAGAAAATGTTCTGATGGTCTTATTGATGCTATTATGGGATCCACAGCTATTACCATCTCTAATAGTCATTTTACAGACCATAATGAC GTGATGCTCTTTGGTGCCAATGACCAACACACAATTGATAAGGTGATGCAAATCACCCTAGTTTTCAACCACTTTGGCAAGAGATTAATCCAAAGAATGCCAAGGTGCAGATTTGGATTTGTTCATGTTGTCAACAACGATTATACTCATTGGGAAATGTATGCCATTGGTGGTAGCAGTAAGCCTACAATTATTAGTGAAGGAAATCGGTTCGTGGCTCCTGATAATAACAATGCTAAAGAG GTCACGAAGAGGGTAACCAATGATGATTGGAAGAATTGGCAATGGAGATCAATCAACGATGCGTTTGTTAATGGAGCATTTTTCGTACAATCTGGACCTGAACTAGTAAACAGGCCATTCTCAAGCAAGGACATGATTGCAGGAAAAGATGGTTCATACGTGCAAAGACTGACTTCCTTTGCTGGCTCTCTTAAATGTAGAGTTGGTAAACCTTGCTAG